One Pseudodesulfovibrio cashew DNA window includes the following coding sequences:
- a CDS encoding methyl-accepting chemotaxis protein → MEKVFFLSDLAIVVLVGILAFFHPNGYFVGGMCLAVIIICGLRLSFTHKRLIVPLRKTTSVLDEASKGKLDMHVEEGGFAEVRVVQHSINHLIETLKAKIGVTDSILENIITPMALTDADGKIEWLNESIIRLTEQEGKPSDFYGLSFAQFFYGYETETVASKALEQKEKQFAKTQVDSRKGNTKYISIAAAPIKDTSGKLIGVFTSVMDFTNIKLKEDRITAQNEAIARGVAGATSVAEEVSLAAENLEDQIRQATGGAEEQRARTAEVATAVEQMNATILEVARSAASASQTASSAQDTAQQGSEQVNKVIEVMTQVNAKANQLKLEMDGLGEQAEGIGRIMSVINDIADQTNLLALNAAIEAARAGEAGRGFAVVADEVRKLAEKTVQATNEVSSFIGAIQESARMNMTVTEETTLVIEEATSMTNATGESLEKILELVGTNESQVHSIATASEEQSAASEEINRSTEEINRIAEATAEAMAHASEAVVNMSRLAGELSESMVTMQMESD, encoded by the coding sequence ATGGAAAAAGTATTCTTTCTGAGTGACTTGGCGATAGTTGTTCTTGTCGGTATCCTGGCCTTTTTTCATCCCAATGGATATTTTGTCGGCGGAATGTGCCTGGCGGTCATCATTATCTGCGGCCTCAGGCTGTCTTTTACGCATAAAAGGCTCATCGTCCCGTTACGAAAGACTACGTCCGTTCTGGATGAAGCGTCCAAGGGCAAGCTGGATATGCACGTGGAAGAGGGGGGCTTCGCAGAGGTTCGTGTGGTTCAGCACTCGATCAATCATCTGATCGAGACGTTGAAGGCCAAGATCGGCGTTACCGATTCCATTCTGGAAAACATCATTACGCCCATGGCTCTGACTGATGCGGACGGCAAGATCGAGTGGCTGAACGAATCCATCATCCGACTCACGGAGCAGGAAGGGAAGCCGTCCGATTTCTACGGGCTTTCCTTTGCCCAGTTTTTTTACGGCTACGAGACCGAGACCGTGGCCAGCAAGGCGCTTGAGCAGAAAGAAAAGCAGTTCGCCAAGACACAGGTTGATTCCCGCAAGGGCAACACCAAGTACATTTCCATTGCGGCGGCACCCATCAAGGATACCAGCGGCAAGCTCATCGGTGTTTTCACTTCGGTGATGGACTTTACCAATATCAAGCTCAAGGAAGACCGGATTACAGCCCAGAACGAGGCCATCGCCAGGGGCGTGGCCGGGGCTACCTCGGTCGCCGAAGAGGTCTCCCTGGCCGCCGAGAACCTTGAGGACCAGATTCGCCAGGCCACCGGAGGCGCAGAGGAACAGCGGGCGCGAACCGCCGAGGTCGCCACTGCCGTGGAGCAGATGAACGCCACCATTCTCGAAGTGGCGCGAAGCGCGGCCAGCGCCTCGCAGACGGCCAGCTCGGCGCAGGATACAGCCCAGCAGGGCAGCGAACAGGTCAACAAGGTCATCGAGGTCATGACTCAGGTGAACGCCAAGGCCAACCAACTGAAATTGGAAATGGACGGCCTGGGCGAACAGGCCGAGGGCATCGGCCGGATCATGTCCGTGATTAACGATATCGCGGATCAGACCAACCTGTTGGCGCTCAACGCCGCCATCGAGGCCGCCCGCGCCGGAGAGGCCGGACGCGGTTTCGCCGTGGTCGCGGACGAGGTCCGCAAGCTGGCGGAAAAGACCGTGCAGGCCACCAACGAGGTGAGTTCCTTTATCGGGGCGATCCAGGAGAGCGCGCGCATGAACATGACCGTGACCGAGGAGACCACCCTGGTGATCGAGGAGGCCACCTCCATGACCAACGCCACGGGCGAGTCGCTTGAGAAGATCCTCGAGCTGGTGGGTACCAACGAATCCCAGGTGCATTCCATTGCCACGGCTTCAGAAGAACAGTCTGCGGCCAGCGAGGAGATCAACCGTTCCACCGAGGAGATCAACCGCATCGCCGAGGCTACTGCCGAGGCCATGGCCCACGCCAGCGAAGCCGTCGTCAACATGTCCCGCCTGGCAGGCGAGTTGAGCGAGTCCATGGTCACCATGCAGATGGAATCCGACTAA
- the galE gene encoding UDP-glucose 4-epimerase GalE, translating into MKIKKVLVTGGAGYIGSHTCVELLQEGYDVVCADNFVNSSPIAMDRVAQITGKTIPVHELDFCDYPAVKKFFTNETVDAVIHFAGHKAVGESVENPLKYYENNLLSLINLCKAMGKDIRKNLVFSSSATVYGFPDQLPIEEDSPVDSFNPYGRTKLFIEQILQDIWATDNAWNISILRYFNPVAAHPSGLIGEDPAGIPNNLMPYIAQVAIGRLERLRIFGADYDTPDGTGVRDFIHVVDLAKGHVAAMRKLETSPGLMVHNLGTGRGYSVLELVNTFAEVNNVQVPYEIVGRRPGDVAANYASTDKAKKELGWEAQCGIRQMVLDTWNWQSKNPNGYSFD; encoded by the coding sequence ATGAAGATTAAGAAGGTACTTGTCACGGGAGGGGCGGGCTACATAGGAAGCCACACCTGCGTCGAACTGCTTCAAGAGGGATATGACGTAGTTTGCGCGGACAATTTCGTCAACAGCTCTCCGATTGCCATGGACCGGGTAGCACAAATCACCGGGAAAACGATTCCTGTCCACGAATTGGACTTTTGCGACTATCCAGCAGTGAAGAAGTTCTTCACCAACGAGACCGTTGATGCTGTAATCCACTTTGCCGGGCACAAGGCTGTCGGCGAGTCCGTTGAAAATCCACTCAAATATTATGAAAACAACTTACTCAGTCTGATCAATCTGTGTAAAGCCATGGGCAAAGACATCAGGAAAAACCTGGTGTTCAGTTCATCTGCAACGGTCTACGGATTTCCCGACCAGCTCCCCATTGAGGAGGATTCCCCCGTGGACTCCTTCAACCCCTATGGCAGGACCAAGCTCTTCATCGAACAGATACTTCAGGACATATGGGCCACTGACAACGCATGGAACATTTCCATTCTACGCTATTTCAACCCGGTGGCAGCACATCCGTCCGGACTGATTGGAGAAGACCCGGCAGGAATACCCAACAACCTGATGCCCTACATTGCGCAGGTTGCCATCGGGCGCCTTGAGCGGCTTCGGATCTTCGGCGCCGACTACGACACCCCTGACGGGACAGGGGTCAGGGACTTCATTCACGTGGTGGATTTAGCAAAAGGACACGTAGCCGCCATGCGCAAACTCGAAACCTCTCCGGGCCTCATGGTTCACAACCTGGGCACGGGTCGAGGATACAGTGTACTGGAACTAGTCAACACTTTTGCCGAGGTCAACAACGTCCAAGTCCCCTACGAGATTGTCGGCCGCCGTCCCGGAGACGTGGCCGCAAATTACGCCTCGACCGACAAAGCAAAAAAGGAATTGGGCTGGGAAGCACAGTGCGGTATAAGACAAATGGTCCTGGACACTTGGAACTGGCAATCAAAAAATCCGAACGGCTATTCCTTCGACTAA
- a CDS encoding FAD-dependent oxidoreductase, with protein sequence MSPLFAKKKDNDWFLPEDVRKQLTETFKDLRGQVALEVFTEGKKDEFSGYMTKFCADLAKLSDKITLSEFGLDSDRAQKLGITTSPTLCVNPDDYHIRFLGAPLGEEGKTFITTIFLASLGMTGLSETSQPLVDQLDEERLVQVFVSPSCPYCPGQAMHAVKCAIAKPDLVKTEIVEMNENPELTERYDVGSVPHTVFNEGAHQGLGLMPEERFAVELVYLKSAEDLLAEGALPGMKDGKAPQHFGSIEPGEVDLVIVGAGPAGLTAGIYAARAGLKAVVLEKNIVGGQVALTPVVENYPGFATVPGKQLMDIMSEHAREYAPVQEGEGVDSIELGDPGKGEPITVTTNRGVYSTKALILATGAAYRQLGVPGEDRYFGRGINYCASCDGYLYKGKVVAIVGGGNTALTDALHLKNLGVDVTLIHRRDEFRAQQSLQDSVEREGIPVLWNTVVEEIQGDGKHANKLLLRNVKDETVTELPVDGVFIAIGQVAATGLAQDLGVVLGEDGFVKVDGTMRTNVPRVYAAGDLTGGLQQIVTAIGEGSMAAMSAFEDISHPYWKE encoded by the coding sequence ATGAGCCCCCTGTTCGCCAAGAAGAAAGACAACGACTGGTTCCTCCCCGAGGATGTCCGCAAGCAGTTGACCGAGACCTTCAAGGATCTGCGTGGGCAGGTAGCCCTGGAAGTCTTCACCGAAGGCAAGAAGGATGAGTTCTCCGGCTACATGACCAAGTTCTGCGCCGATCTGGCGAAACTGAGCGACAAGATCACGCTCAGCGAATTCGGACTGGACTCCGACCGGGCGCAAAAGCTGGGTATCACCACATCCCCCACCCTGTGCGTCAACCCGGACGACTACCACATCCGGTTCCTTGGCGCGCCCCTTGGCGAGGAAGGCAAGACGTTCATCACCACCATCTTCCTCGCCTCCCTGGGCATGACCGGCCTGTCCGAAACATCCCAACCCCTGGTCGACCAACTGGATGAAGAGCGCCTGGTTCAGGTCTTCGTCAGCCCCTCCTGCCCCTATTGCCCGGGCCAGGCCATGCACGCCGTCAAGTGCGCCATCGCCAAGCCGGATCTGGTCAAGACCGAGATCGTCGAAATGAACGAAAACCCGGAACTGACCGAACGGTACGACGTCGGCTCAGTGCCGCACACCGTGTTCAACGAAGGCGCGCACCAGGGGCTGGGCCTCATGCCCGAGGAACGATTCGCCGTGGAACTGGTCTACCTGAAGAGCGCGGAAGACCTGCTGGCCGAAGGAGCCCTGCCCGGCATGAAGGACGGCAAGGCCCCGCAGCATTTCGGCTCCATCGAACCCGGCGAGGTGGACCTGGTCATCGTGGGCGCAGGCCCGGCGGGGCTCACGGCGGGCATCTACGCCGCTCGGGCCGGGCTCAAGGCCGTGGTCCTGGAGAAAAACATCGTGGGCGGACAGGTGGCCCTGACCCCGGTGGTGGAGAACTACCCCGGCTTCGCCACGGTGCCCGGCAAGCAGCTCATGGACATCATGAGTGAACACGCCCGCGAATACGCTCCGGTCCAGGAAGGGGAAGGCGTGGACTCCATCGAGCTGGGCGATCCTGGGAAGGGCGAGCCCATTACCGTGACCACCAACCGGGGCGTCTACTCGACCAAAGCGCTCATCCTGGCAACCGGCGCGGCCTACCGCCAGCTAGGCGTGCCCGGCGAGGACCGCTACTTCGGGCGTGGCATCAACTACTGCGCCTCCTGCGACGGCTACCTCTACAAAGGCAAGGTCGTGGCCATTGTCGGCGGCGGCAATACCGCCCTGACCGACGCCCTGCATCTCAAGAACCTCGGCGTGGATGTAACCCTCATCCACCGGCGTGACGAGTTCCGCGCCCAGCAGTCACTCCAAGACTCGGTGGAGCGCGAGGGCATTCCGGTGCTCTGGAACACCGTGGTGGAGGAAATCCAGGGAGACGGGAAGCACGCTAACAAGCTGCTCCTGCGCAACGTCAAGGACGAAACCGTCACGGAGTTACCCGTGGACGGCGTGTTCATCGCCATCGGTCAGGTTGCCGCCACCGGCCTTGCCCAAGACCTTGGCGTCGTCCTCGGGGAAGACGGCTTCGTCAAGGTGGACGGGACCATGCGCACCAACGTCCCCCGCGTCTATGCGGCGGGCGACCTGACAGGCGGCCTGCAACAGATCGTCACCGCCATCGGCGAAGGCTCCATGGCGGCCATGAGCGCCTTCGAAGACATAAGCCATCCCTATTGGAAGGAGTAG
- a CDS encoding glycosyltransferase family 4 protein, producing the protein MPKKVAIYSGMTGGVFIYTCRLIRELSRSGYDVHFITHGPMPEADKENELIARISQSATVHALPAYDSVSHVANMYKVLSVIKPDVILPNYRKSTYAGCALYAKEVPVRIVAVCHNNHESYYNIFIEYEHIISRFICPSNAAVGYLKQIFSERKKDIVHLRHGVPITEEMAQPPVDEFRLIYHGRVVEEQKNISHLIELMAELRKTGRKFRLLIAGTGPDSKSLAELVKEHELNDSIEFLGFLEWGELQGHLASSHAAVLTSSYEGFCLSLAEALGAGLPGVAYECEGAINGFLKHGETGFAVKYGDVRALADGLQALFDDAELWRSMSMHARKLVSEKFSLVLWGADTARVLEASLEDHPRAWPTLKPVICNSLLTRAWNRTGRMAGLFF; encoded by the coding sequence ATGCCTAAGAAAGTTGCAATTTATAGCGGTATGACTGGTGGCGTGTTCATCTATACGTGTCGTTTGATACGCGAATTATCCAGGTCTGGGTATGACGTACATTTTATAACCCATGGTCCAATGCCTGAAGCTGATAAAGAAAATGAATTGATTGCAAGGATATCACAAAGTGCGACAGTCCATGCTTTGCCAGCTTATGACTCGGTGTCGCATGTTGCGAATATGTACAAGGTATTGTCTGTCATCAAGCCGGACGTTATTCTTCCAAATTATAGAAAGTCAACGTATGCCGGATGCGCTTTGTACGCGAAAGAGGTGCCTGTGCGCATCGTGGCCGTCTGCCATAATAATCACGAAAGCTATTACAATATTTTTATTGAGTATGAGCACATAATTAGCAGGTTTATCTGCCCTTCGAATGCGGCGGTGGGTTACTTGAAGCAGATTTTCTCAGAAAGGAAGAAGGATATAGTCCACCTTCGTCACGGGGTGCCTATTACGGAAGAGATGGCACAACCGCCCGTTGACGAGTTTAGGTTGATTTATCATGGCAGGGTGGTCGAGGAGCAAAAGAACATCTCACACCTGATAGAATTGATGGCTGAATTGCGGAAAACCGGGCGAAAGTTCCGGTTGCTCATTGCCGGAACAGGGCCGGACAGCAAATCTTTGGCCGAATTGGTGAAAGAACATGAATTAAATGATTCAATAGAATTTTTAGGTTTTTTGGAATGGGGAGAGCTTCAGGGGCACCTGGCTTCGTCCCATGCCGCCGTTCTGACATCTTCCTATGAGGGCTTTTGCTTGTCTCTCGCCGAAGCTTTGGGAGCCGGGCTCCCCGGGGTGGCCTATGAGTGCGAAGGCGCGATTAACGGTTTCCTGAAACATGGTGAAACGGGATTTGCGGTGAAGTATGGTGATGTCCGCGCGTTGGCCGATGGCCTTCAAGCCTTGTTTGATGATGCTGAACTATGGCGTAGCATGTCCATGCATGCCAGGAAGCTCGTCAGCGAGAAGTTCAGTCTAGTCCTATGGGGGGCCGACACAGCGAGGGTGCTAGAGGCCTCCCTTGAGGACCATCCGAGGGCCTGGCCTACTCTGAAACCGGTAATCTGCAATAGCTTATTAACCAGGGCTTGGAACCGTACCGGACGGATGGCTGGGCTGTTTTTCTGA